The following proteins are encoded in a genomic region of Candidatus Thermoplasmatota archaeon:
- a CDS encoding dihydropteroate synthase, translated as MPRAVVPVIELKGTGKTVKIGAGRTPVIVGERINPTNRKELIAKLKAGEFEIVGPEAKKQVQNGADVLDINVGVPGIDEKHAMLESIRIVQETVDVPLWIDTSNPEVLAAALKAVKGRPGINSTTGEEKRMDVVVPLAAEYGAALVGLCIDDAGIPQTSEKRVAIARKIIENAEKHGLDRKNIIIDCVALACGTGESGAKATLDTIRICTEELGVNTTVGLSNVSFGLPDRPVLNAAFMLLCAGQGMTCFIGNPNDPNMAVALKASKLFWGEDKFAMGYLTYFRKRQAELAASQTK; from the coding sequence ATGCCACGTGCAGTTGTGCCCGTTATTGAATTGAAGGGAACCGGTAAGACAGTCAAGATCGGTGCAGGCAGGACGCCAGTCATCGTAGGCGAGAGGATCAACCCGACGAACCGGAAGGAACTCATTGCCAAGCTGAAGGCAGGAGAGTTCGAAATCGTCGGGCCTGAGGCGAAGAAGCAGGTCCAGAACGGCGCTGATGTCCTCGACATAAATGTAGGTGTTCCAGGCATTGACGAGAAGCACGCGATGCTTGAGTCGATCAGAATCGTCCAGGAGACGGTGGATGTCCCGCTTTGGATTGATACATCGAACCCTGAGGTGCTTGCAGCAGCGCTGAAGGCGGTCAAGGGAAGGCCCGGAATCAACTCCACCACAGGCGAAGAGAAGAGAATGGATGTTGTGGTCCCGCTCGCAGCCGAATACGGGGCAGCTCTCGTCGGCCTCTGCATCGACGACGCCGGCATACCACAGACCTCTGAGAAGAGAGTAGCGATTGCCAGGAAGATCATCGAGAATGCAGAGAAGCACGGACTCGACAGGAAGAACATCATCATCGACTGCGTTGCTCTTGCATGTGGCACCGGCGAAAGCGGTGCGAAGGCCACGCTCGACACGATCAGGATATGCACTGAGGAGCTTGGAGTGAACACCACGGTCGGATTGAGCAATGTATCCTTTGGTCTTCCTGACAGGCCCGTGCTGAACGCAGCGTTCATGTTGTTGTGCGCGGGACAGGGCATGACCTGTTTCATAGGCAACCCAAACGACCCCAACATGGCGGTCGCGCTCAAGGCCTCGAAGCTTTTCTGGGGCGAGGACAAGTTTGCGATGGGCTACCTAACCTACTTCAGGAAGAGACAGGCCGAACTCGCAGCGAGCCAGACGAAGTAA